A window from Diachasmimorpha longicaudata isolate KC_UGA_2023 chromosome 5, iyDiaLong2, whole genome shotgun sequence encodes these proteins:
- the LOC135162406 gene encoding transcriptional activator cubitus interruptus-like isoform X2: protein MDHLYHTLQASTHSPNASLHGLGGLGPEYLLHPAGPASTLASSEFPFSIDASSRLGSPRASAIRASRKRALSSSPYSDRFDIDSMIRFSPNSLATAIVNGSRSSSASGSYGHLSAAMSPALGMHPGMAPHLQQLQAHFLRSAAAAALLPHPLQPSPPPPHPHSHPHTHGLTPHSQLFSVPHSSASTIGPHDGGLPPKTDPTETCRRVSESSSRSIAAEADTSSRRHTKVKREPATTTTTPTTTAVTHPQGLSPSEDLRDEPGDFIETNCHWRECGLEFPTQDDLVKHINNDHIHANKKSFVCGWEECSREEKPFKAQYMLVVHMRRHTGEKPHKCTFEGCFKAYSRLENLKTHLRSHTGEKPYTCEYPGCSKAFSNASDRAKHQNRTHSNEKPYVCKAPGCTKRYTDPSSLRKHVKTVHGAEFYANKKHKGGGDGGGSDEAGAGGNSPSRSEDLHPKTPSLSSPSVKSESEANSPPGMIQQQGSPLVGGCTDEIGMTVDGVMLAEDNWVEESDDLDIADLPVALRAMVGGIDTQQAPPPSRNRMKGRLSAKPVPSMNVGGRGRAVGPPGNIGELNRRITDLKMEGSRQTSLSDLQLRLQPLSEPRRDSSSTVSTYYGSMRSTDFGSRRSSQASAVSTARIGPAGPGSFYDPISPGTSRRSSQMSTFSGRNNQVQGQYNTNNLVVQTQNMSIQGVQSGTNEWIPSTGLPQPSGDRRMSEPTRGYQSQRISPPVPPRPRSAQLPELHPNQEVVLDEVGEGEMVENKLVIPDEMMQYLNEVQAGGNQVSYRGSPLPICQSPICTNPLHYQRQQQSCTFSPHPSHPPPSQPCYQPPQNPPQNPCHNYQVPSPSYSHCPSSRMSQTSNYYPQTNCPQMQQSPASQVMSPGSHYAPSHISDQPMTSPAAGALPPQLNSQINSTNLQQNSAQMSRNCPQQLNYYQNYNCIGQLGSNCNGQSHQGQPCLQMRNCNLSHCQPRAGGHVGNACAPGQNQCPRNPVNEGMSSRMVPADGGMNGMCQAANQHCTVKAQGQNGLCQVNCAHPGVNTARNPVQNTKCSRQNNCRLQSCSCQGSQGHQAPQGQQGQNNQFSNPQGCNCQWNYQHECYNGHGMEIQCRDISQSQQGSPMKPPGMQQDSYRRTLAYVQQLEKWSGNAQGHETNVSSSTHPLSLPQPLPASSNMVVNDMTSSLSSLLEENRYLQMIQ from the exons CAATGTCTCCAGCACTGGGTATGCATCCAGGAATGGCACCGCACTTGCAGCAGCTTCAGGCGCACTTTCTCCGGAgtgcagcagcagcagctcTCCTCCCGCACCCCCTGCAGCCCTCGCCCCCTCCTCCACACCCTCACAGTCACCCGCATACACACGGCCTGACACCGCACAGTCAGTTATTCTCGGTCCCCCACTCATCGGCATCAACAATAGGCCCTCACGACGGAGGTCTTCCTCCTAAGACGGATCCCACCGAGACCTGCAGAAGGGTCTCAGAGTCCTCCAGCCGGTCGATAGCCGCCGAGGCAGATACGTCCTCCCGAAGGCACACTAAGGTCAAAAGGGAGCCGGCGACAACAACGACGACACCAACAACAACAGCTGTCACTCATCCCCAAGGGCTGAGCCCCAGTGAGGATCTGAGGGATGAACCCGGTGATTTCATTGAGACCAATTGTCACTGGCGGGAGTGCGGATTAGAGTTTCCAACGCAAGACGATCTCGTCAAACACATCAACAATGATCACATTCACGCCAATAAGAAGAGCTTCGTCTGTGGCTGGGAGGAGTGCTCCAGAGAGGAAAAACCCTTCAAGGCGCAATACATGTTGGTGGTGCACATGAGGAGGCATACGGGTGAGAAACCTCACAAGTGCACTTTCGAAGGGTGTTTCAAGGCGTACTCTAGGCTAGAGAACCTGAAGACGCATTTAAGATCACACACTGGGGAGAAACCGTACACCTGCGAGTATCCTGGCTGCAGTAAGGCGTTCAGCAATGCCAGCGACCGGGCGAAACATCAGAATAGGACGCACTCTAATGAG AAACCTTATGTCTGCAAAGCCCCAGGCTGCACAAAGCGCTACACCGATCCCTCGTCCCTTCGTAAACACGTGAAGACAGTTCACGGTGCGGAATTCTATGCGAATAAAAAGCACAAGGGCGGTGGTGATGGGGGTGGTAGCGATGAGGCTGGAGCAGGTGGTAATTCCCCGAGTCGAAGTGAGGATCTTCATCCGAAAACGCCGAGTCTCTCCTCACCATCTGTGAAATCCGAATCAGAGGCGAACAGTCCCCCAGGTATGATTCAACAGCAAGGAAGTCCTTTAGTCGGTGGCTGCACCGACGAAATTGGTATGACAGTTGACGGAGTAATGCTCGCAGAGGATAACTGGGTGGAGGAGTCGGACGACCTCGACATTGCGGACCTCCCAGTGGCCCTCAGGGCCATGGTGGGAGGAATTGACACTCAACAGGCACCTCCACCCTCGAGAAATCGAATGAAGGGACGACTCAGTGCTAAGCCTGTTCCCTCGATGAATGTTGGAGGCAGGGGGAGGGCCGTTGGGCCCCCGGGCAATATTGGTGAGCTCAACCGGAGAATCACTGATTTGAAGATGGAGGGCAGTAGACAGACTAGTCTGTCTGATCTTCAACTGAGGCTTCAGCCCTTGAGTGAACCTAGGAGGGACTCCAGCAGCACTGTCAGCACTTATTATGGCAGCATGAGGTCCACTGATTTTGGAAGTAGGAGAAGCAGTCAGGCAAGTGCTGTCTCCACTGCCCGAATCGGACCTGCTGGACCTGGCAGCTTCTACGATCCCATCAGCCCTGGGACCTCTAGAAGGAGCAGCCAGATGAGCACTTTCTCAGGGAGAAATAACCAAGTCCAGGGACAGTACAACACCAACAACCTTGTCGTGCAGACGCAGAACATGTCCATTCAGGGAGTTCAAAGCGGGACAAACGAATGGATCCCATCCACAGGGCTCCCCCAACCCTCTGGAGACAGGCGAATGTCAGAACCGACTAGGGGATACCAGAGCCAACGAATTTCACCACCTGTTCCACCTAGACCGAGATCAGCACAGTTGCCTGAGTTGCATCCCAATCAAGAGGTTGTCCTCGATgaagtgggggagggggagatggTAGAGAACAAGCTTGTCATTCCTGATGAGATGATGCAGTACCTGAATGAGGTGCAAGCGGGAGGTAACCAAGTCAGCTATCGAGGCAGTCCTCTTCCCATCTGTCAATCCCCAATCTGCACCAATCCCCTGCACTACCAACGCCAGCAGCAGTCCTGCACCTTCTCCCCTCACCCATCTCACCCTCCGCCATCACAACCGTGCTACCAGCCCCCTCAAAATCCCCCTCAAAACCCCTGCCACAACTACCAAGTCCCCTCTCCCTCGTACTCCCACTGTCCCTCGTCCCGAATGTCCCAGACCTCCAACTACTATCCCCAGACCAACTGCCCACAGATGCAGCAGTCTCCAGCGAGCCAAGTTATGTCTCCAGGATCTCACTACGCACCTAGTCACATCAGCGATCAGCCAATGACATCACCAGCAGCAGGTGCTCTACCCCCTCAACTCAATTCTCAAATTAATTCCACCAATCTTCAGCAGAATTCAGCACAAatgtccaggaattgtcctcAACAATTGAATTACTACCAAAATTACAATTGCATAGGACAATTGGGCAGCAATTGCAATGGCCAGAGTCATCAGGGTCAGCCCTGCCTGCAGATGAGAAACTGTAATTTATCTCATTGTCAGCCAAGGGCTGGAGGACATGTGGGAAATGCGTGTGCACCAGGACAAAATCAATGTCCCAGGAATCCTGTGAACGAGGGAATGTCCTCGAGGATGGTGCCAGCTGATGGGGGAATGAATGGCATGTGTCAGGCCGCCAATCAGCACTGCACTGTTAAGGCTCAGGGTCAGAATGGCCTTTGCCAGGTGAACTGCGCACATCCAGGCGTCAATACAGCCAGGAATCCAGTTCAGAATACCAAGTGCTCACGCCAGAATAACTGTCGATTGCAAAGTTGCAGCTGCCAAGGCTCTCAGGGACACCAAGCACCGCAGGGCCAGCAGGGACAGAATAATCAGTTCTCGAATCCTCAGGGATGTAATTGCCAGTGGAATTATCAGCACGAGTGCTACAATGGCCATGGCATGGAGATTCAGTGCAGGGATATCAGCCAGTCGCAGCAGGGCTCACCCATGAAGCCACCTGGCATGCAACAGGACTCCTACAGGCGGACTCTTGCTTACGTTCAACAGTTGGAAAAGTGGTCTGGTAATGCTCAGGGACATGAGACCAATGTCTCCAGCTCGACACATCCACTTTCACTACCACAGCCACTACCGGCTAGCTCCAACATGGTGGTAAATGATATGACTTCTTCGTTGAGTTCTCTTTTGGAGGAGAACAGATATCTGCAGATGATACAGTGA